GCCGCAGGCAAAACCCTGGTCTGTTTTTTTGCTTGTGAAATATAGGTCGATCTCTTGACGCGAATTTGACAATTCTATACCTCACGAGTCTGAAAAAAACATACCTAAAGAGTCTGCATCAAAATGGCTGTTTTTAGCGTCGTGAGGGTGGTGGCGGGTCTTTAGGGAACGGTAGGGGCGACGGCTTCAATCTATGATGCGGTTGTTGTCGCGAGTTTTGGGCGGTGATTTTATCAACAAGGGATTTTCACATGGAGAAGGGAAGGCCAGCAGTACGATGGATGACCATCCTGTGCGTGAGCATGGCGATGGCTGGATTCGGTCTGAACGCTCTTGGTGGGGGGAAGCAGGGACAGCCTGCGTCGGGGGCGCGGATGGGGGCGGATCTCGTTCCCATCGACACACTGAAGAAGTTT
The nucleotide sequence above comes from Deltaproteobacteria bacterium. Encoded proteins:
- a CDS encoding cytochrome c class III, whose product is MTILCVSMAMAGFGLNALGGGKQGQPASGARMGADLVPIDTLKKFGELEYPVVRFAHDKHTKAVEGKCESCHAMTGNTVTAKFKRQQ